A genomic window from Algoriphagus sp. Y33 includes:
- a CDS encoding PAS domain S-box protein produces MTSVYISEEHLSSSNGIFDLAPFPMWVYDRENYGFLAVNREAMHHYGYSREEFLSMMINDISAQVDIPEFERMTDVVLPMTDGFNQSLFCHQKKDGSIIYVQIKNNPVIFEGKQAVLVTAIDFTERYQQEVSVKRLKRQLKTTRELNDIILKAENWTEALIQCFQLLGKFLNVERIYFYQNNALEQATSQRLKWVKNMGETQVDNLDFQNIPFPILSLYTQSLIDGEHFEAIVSDLAPSLVKRFLQKQDTRTILAVPVMVNTEFSGFIRVDDCVKERKWQEDKLQLLKTLTSYLGHVIKKAQKHQDLVNSEAKFRSLVQNGSDLIAIVDAQGYYKYVAPTSTKVLGIPPEEFIGKSAFDFINVDDAPRIRKCLEQLTSQNEIVIEPYRFLDSQHNWRWIQTNLSNHSSDPAIDGIVANTKDVTAEVEKMKGERLLSSLTRIISQPSSLAFSLTKALKKLVMLSKINIGEIWLVSEDKSRIDLISKSYQNEVFRDFYLNFLTVDSFEKNQGLPGHIWNIQQPFVIDNLAESDCFNRLRGTEKVNLKTAIGIPLFYNDEFLGAIICFSSFEKQDLSGQIKLLTEVGSQIGSAVKQKVTEEHFRNFYNISPDLHCLLGFDGYLKKFNNSFEELLGFSRLELSSKPVFQFIHKDDKAKSEERLNSFISGDNSNSFETRFLTKTGEVKWLVWKGKVIPESKIIIAVAKDVTGQKIAEIELSTAYEKLKSAHKIAKLGYWLRDFDSDISEWSEETYAIHGYTPENFVPSMANVAKTFHPDDRHLIESNPNDKIEPGTVQSFEHRILTASNKIKWVHQEIRILTDEKQIPFRIEGTIQDITERKEYELQLALSNERFRLAIQASNEMIWEIDHQNQMISRSSGYEKLINYEASESFEEGNSWFRKIHTDDLEAVWNSLQAALKNRHKNSWSKEYKVLAENGSIAYFVDRCYILRDEKGDPLRSVGSALDVTVSRQQLEKIKQQNNKLREIAWLQSHVIRAPLSKIMGLIYLAKEHNYGGKSHEEIFDMISASAEELDSVIHDIIHKTEAIKEDDKANIIN; encoded by the coding sequence ATGACCAGCGTCTATATTTCTGAAGAACACCTTAGCTCTAGTAACGGCATTTTTGATCTGGCTCCTTTTCCTATGTGGGTCTATGACCGGGAAAACTATGGGTTTCTGGCAGTAAACCGGGAGGCTATGCATCATTATGGATACTCTAGGGAAGAGTTCCTTTCAATGATGATCAATGACATCAGTGCCCAGGTTGATATTCCGGAATTTGAGAGAATGACTGACGTAGTGCTTCCCATGACTGATGGTTTTAATCAAAGTCTATTCTGTCATCAGAAAAAAGATGGAAGTATCATTTATGTACAAATAAAAAATAACCCTGTGATTTTTGAAGGTAAACAAGCGGTACTAGTGACCGCTATAGACTTCACTGAGAGATATCAGCAGGAAGTAAGTGTCAAAAGATTAAAGCGTCAACTTAAAACTACAAGGGAATTAAACGACATTATTCTAAAGGCTGAGAATTGGACAGAGGCGTTGATACAATGTTTTCAACTTTTAGGAAAGTTTTTGAATGTGGAAAGGATTTATTTCTATCAAAATAATGCATTGGAGCAAGCTACTTCCCAAAGACTAAAATGGGTGAAGAACATGGGAGAGACTCAAGTAGATAACTTGGACTTTCAAAATATCCCATTTCCAATACTATCCCTATATACTCAATCCTTAATTGATGGAGAGCATTTCGAAGCCATTGTTTCGGATTTAGCACCTTCTCTAGTCAAGCGTTTTTTGCAAAAACAGGATACCAGAACCATTCTTGCAGTCCCAGTGATGGTCAATACCGAATTTTCAGGTTTCATCAGAGTTGATGATTGTGTAAAAGAAAGAAAATGGCAAGAAGATAAACTGCAGCTACTAAAAACTCTAACCTCATATCTTGGTCATGTAATTAAGAAAGCCCAAAAACATCAAGACCTTGTGAACAGTGAGGCTAAATTCAGGTCACTCGTACAAAATGGATCTGATCTGATAGCTATTGTGGACGCTCAGGGTTATTATAAATACGTAGCACCTACCTCAACAAAAGTCCTTGGAATTCCTCCGGAGGAATTTATTGGAAAAAGCGCCTTTGATTTTATCAATGTTGATGATGCACCTCGGATAAGAAAATGCTTGGAGCAATTGACTTCACAAAATGAAATAGTAATTGAGCCCTATCGCTTTCTTGATTCGCAACACAACTGGCGATGGATTCAGACCAATCTTAGCAATCATAGTTCAGATCCCGCTATAGATGGAATAGTAGCCAATACTAAAGATGTAACGGCAGAAGTGGAAAAAATGAAGGGAGAGAGGTTATTATCTTCTTTGACGAGAATTATTAGTCAGCCAAGTTCTCTGGCATTTTCCTTAACCAAGGCGTTGAAAAAATTGGTCATGCTCTCCAAAATAAACATAGGAGAGATATGGTTAGTCTCGGAAGATAAATCTAGGATTGATTTAATTTCTAAATCATACCAAAATGAAGTTTTTAGGGACTTTTATCTAAATTTCTTAACTGTGGATAGTTTTGAGAAGAACCAAGGGCTTCCGGGCCATATTTGGAATATTCAACAACCATTTGTTATTGATAATCTTGCCGAAAGTGATTGTTTTAATCGATTGAGAGGAACTGAAAAGGTTAATTTAAAGACAGCTATAGGGATTCCTCTTTTTTACAATGACGAATTTTTGGGGGCTATAATCTGCTTCTCATCTTTTGAGAAACAAGATCTTTCCGGTCAGATTAAACTGCTTACCGAGGTTGGATCACAAATAGGATCTGCAGTCAAACAAAAAGTTACAGAGGAGCATTTTCGCAATTTTTATAATATTTCGCCCGATCTACACTGTCTTTTGGGGTTTGATGGTTATTTGAAAAAATTCAATAATTCTTTTGAAGAACTATTGGGGTTCAGTAGGTTAGAGTTGAGTAGTAAGCCTGTGTTTCAGTTTATTCATAAAGATGACAAAGCCAAATCTGAAGAGCGATTAAATTCTTTCATTTCAGGAGATAATTCTAATTCATTTGAGACTAGGTTTTTAACAAAAACAGGAGAAGTAAAATGGTTGGTATGGAAAGGGAAAGTTATACCTGAATCGAAAATTATTATTGCAGTGGCTAAGGATGTCACAGGTCAAAAAATAGCAGAAATAGAACTGAGCACAGCCTATGAAAAACTTAAAAGTGCCCATAAAATCGCAAAACTGGGTTATTGGCTTCGGGATTTTGACTCAGATATTTCTGAATGGAGTGAAGAGACCTATGCAATACATGGCTACACTCCTGAGAACTTTGTGCCTTCTATGGCCAATGTGGCAAAAACCTTTCATCCCGATGATAGGCACCTAATCGAATCCAACCCCAATGACAAGATTGAACCGGGTACGGTCCAAAGTTTTGAGCATAGGATTTTGACGGCTTCGAATAAAATCAAATGGGTACATCAGGAAATAAGAATTTTAACTGATGAGAAGCAAATTCCTTTCAGAATAGAAGGGACTATCCAGGATATTACAGAGCGTAAAGAATATGAATTGCAGCTGGCACTGAGCAATGAGAGGTTTCGTTTAGCTATTCAGGCAAGCAACGAAATGATTTGGGAAATAGATCATCAAAACCAGATGATAAGTCGCAGTAGCGGTTATGAAAAACTGATCAACTATGAGGCTAGCGAGTCATTTGAAGAAGGGAATTCTTGGTTTAGGAAAATTCATACGGACGATTTAGAGGCAGTCTGGAACTCACTTCAGGCTGCCCTCAAAAATAGACACAAAAACTCTTGGTCTAAGGAATACAAGGTGTTGGCTGAGAATGGTTCCATTGCTTATTTTGTGGATCGATGTTATATATTGAGAGATGAAAAGGGCGATCCTTTGAGATCTGTAGGTTCAGCTTTAGATGTGACAGTATCTAGACAGCAGTTGGAAAAAATCAAGCAACAAAATAACAAGCTTCGTGAAATTGCATGGTTGCAATCGCATGTGATCAGAGCTCCACTTTCCAAAATAATGGGTTTGATATACCTTGCCAAAGAGCATAATTACGGAGGTAAATCACATGAGGAAATCTTTGATATGATTTCTGCTTCAGCAGAGGAATTGGACAGTGTGATTCATGATATTATTCACAAAACAGAAGCTATCAAAGAAGATGATAAAGCAAATATTATTAATTGA
- a CDS encoding response regulator, which produces MIKQILLIDDDPIVNFIHTKVVQHNFPGISVKLFTNGLQALEHIRNHPTYCYLIFLDLNMPIMDGWAFLDAISSEEKETNLQIHIVTSSLDPSDKMRAKSNVNVVSYMVKPLKSSDLDPLIFTE; this is translated from the coding sequence ATGATAAAGCAAATATTATTAATTGATGATGATCCCATAGTTAATTTTATACATACTAAAGTAGTTCAGCATAATTTTCCCGGCATTTCCGTGAAATTGTTTACTAATGGACTCCAGGCTTTAGAACATATAAGAAATCACCCGACTTATTGCTATCTGATTTTCCTAGACTTGAATATGCCAATTATGGATGGATGGGCCTTTTTGGACGCAATCTCTTCAGAGGAAAAAGAAACGAATTTACAGATTCATATTGTGACATCTTCTTTGGATCCTTCTGACAAAATGAGAGCGAAAAGTAATGTGAATGTGGTTTCCTATATGGTAAAGCCACTCAAATCCAGTGACCTCGATCCCTTGATTTTTACTGAGTAG
- a CDS encoding sorbosone dehydrogenase family protein, whose translation MNYNIIFCKHMKIYINTLLFLLLSFTTACSQENSTDPPEATGNLRVAEAFPNLSFTRPVDLQHSGDNSDRLFVVEQRGVISVVQNDPSTTEKTEFLAIESKVDDSGNEEGLLGLAFHPNYESNGYFYVNYTAANPDRTVISRFSVSSSNPNQADADSELVLLQFDQPYSNHNGGQVSFGPDGYLYIAVGDGGSGGDPQENGQNRSTLLGSILRIDVDQQNEAVSYSIPDDNPFVGNTEGFREEIYAYGLRNPWRFSFDSSNGQLWTGDVGQNKYEEIDIIVKGGNYGWNAMEGFHCFNSSDCDEEALEMPVWEYDRSQGDVSVTGGFVYHGEELPELEGLYVYADFASGRIWSLDSNDPENPINTELLKAPFPISSFGIDQNQELYICGFDDKIYKLSNE comes from the coding sequence ATGAATTACAACATAATATTCTGCAAGCATATGAAAATCTACATCAATACACTACTGTTTTTACTCTTGTCATTCACTACCGCATGTTCACAGGAAAACTCCACGGATCCACCAGAAGCTACAGGGAATTTGAGAGTGGCGGAAGCTTTTCCCAATCTTTCATTTACGAGACCCGTTGATCTTCAGCATTCGGGAGACAATTCGGATAGACTATTTGTCGTGGAGCAGAGAGGCGTTATTTCAGTTGTTCAAAATGATCCAAGTACTACAGAAAAAACTGAATTTCTAGCTATTGAGAGCAAAGTGGATGATAGTGGAAATGAGGAAGGCTTATTAGGACTTGCATTTCACCCTAACTATGAGAGCAACGGGTATTTCTATGTGAACTATACAGCCGCAAATCCGGATAGGACGGTGATCTCACGTTTTAGTGTTTCTTCCTCTAATCCAAATCAGGCAGATGCTGACAGCGAACTTGTCCTATTACAGTTCGATCAACCCTATTCCAATCATAATGGAGGGCAAGTTTCATTTGGACCGGACGGATACCTCTACATTGCCGTAGGAGATGGGGGAAGCGGTGGAGACCCGCAAGAAAATGGACAAAATCGAAGTACTTTGTTGGGAAGTATTCTTAGAATAGATGTAGACCAGCAGAATGAAGCAGTGAGCTATTCCATTCCTGACGATAACCCATTTGTCGGCAATACAGAAGGCTTCCGTGAGGAAATTTATGCTTACGGCCTACGTAACCCCTGGAGATTTAGCTTCGACTCTTCCAATGGTCAACTATGGACAGGAGATGTAGGACAAAACAAGTACGAGGAGATAGATATAATCGTAAAAGGGGGTAATTACGGTTGGAATGCCATGGAAGGTTTTCATTGTTTCAACTCGTCAGATTGTGATGAAGAAGCACTGGAAATGCCGGTTTGGGAATATGACAGGTCACAGGGAGATGTATCCGTAACAGGAGGTTTTGTATACCATGGGGAAGAATTACCGGAATTGGAAGGATTGTATGTTTATGCAGACTTTGCCTCAGGCAGAATCTGGAGCTTGGATAGTAATGATCCCGAAAACCCCATAAATACAGAACTACTAAAAGCTCCATTTCCAATTTCATCGTTTGGAATTGACCAAAATCAGGAATTGTATATCTGCGGTTTTGATGATAAGATTTATAAGCTAAGTAATGAATAA
- a CDS encoding NAD(P)/FAD-dependent oxidoreductase, protein MRDHKTVIIGAGVAGLVAALELEKSGYSPVILEGSEGIGGRMKTDELDGFLLDHGFQVILTAYPEAKKYLDFSALNLKYFEPGAVIFGRKKTFIVSDPLRNPLKIVNMAFSHVGSFYDKVKMFNLTQRLKKKTIDEIFNELSVPTHRYLRDYGFTEQIITNFFIPFFRGIFLEKDLKTSSRMFEFVFKMFSEGMGAVPAKGIIEIPNMLRNQLATTKILFNSKVINVQGTEIHLENGESIQADKIIIATQPDKFMKQLKGQFVKSQSVITLYFSLYKSFIARPMLGLIPGNNHLINNLVFMTDVSEAYSQNEKALLSVSILDTDLPEKALIRAVQKELESISQIKAEYFKFLKLYLIPYALPQVEDVKDRITFTECKMTDHVFLAGDYLLNGSINAAMASGRLAAEAVVRSYMTVH, encoded by the coding sequence ATGAGAGATCATAAAACAGTGATTATAGGAGCAGGTGTCGCCGGTTTGGTCGCGGCATTAGAGCTCGAGAAATCCGGCTATTCCCCCGTAATTTTGGAAGGTAGTGAAGGAATAGGCGGTCGAATGAAAACTGATGAATTGGATGGTTTTTTGCTGGATCACGGCTTTCAGGTAATTTTAACTGCTTATCCTGAAGCAAAGAAATACTTGGATTTTTCTGCTTTGAATCTTAAATATTTCGAGCCTGGAGCAGTGATTTTTGGAAGAAAGAAAACTTTCATTGTTTCGGATCCTCTCCGTAATCCACTTAAAATAGTCAATATGGCTTTTTCGCATGTGGGAAGTTTTTATGATAAAGTCAAGATGTTTAACCTGACCCAAAGGCTAAAGAAAAAAACAATAGATGAGATTTTCAATGAGCTTTCTGTTCCCACACACAGGTATTTGAGGGATTATGGTTTCACTGAGCAGATAATCACTAATTTTTTCATACCGTTTTTTCGAGGGATCTTTTTGGAGAAAGACCTGAAAACTTCTTCCAGAATGTTTGAATTCGTCTTCAAAATGTTTTCTGAAGGAATGGGGGCTGTACCTGCAAAAGGTATAATTGAGATTCCCAACATGCTTAGAAATCAGTTGGCTACCACAAAAATATTATTCAATAGCAAAGTAATTAATGTGCAAGGAACTGAGATTCACTTAGAAAATGGTGAAAGTATCCAAGCAGACAAGATCATTATCGCCACGCAACCTGATAAATTTATGAAGCAGTTGAAAGGACAATTTGTCAAGTCACAATCAGTAATAACCCTTTATTTTTCTCTTTACAAATCATTTATAGCCCGTCCCATGCTGGGTTTGATACCCGGAAATAACCATCTAATCAATAATTTGGTGTTTATGACAGATGTCTCCGAAGCATATTCCCAAAATGAAAAGGCACTGCTGTCCGTTTCCATCCTAGATACAGATTTGCCTGAAAAAGCATTAATAAGAGCTGTACAAAAAGAGTTAGAGTCAATATCACAAATCAAAGCGGAGTATTTTAAATTTCTAAAATTATACTTGATACCTTATGCACTTCCCCAAGTAGAGGATGTAAAAGATAGAATAACTTTTACTGAGTGCAAAATGACAGATCATGTATTCTTGGCGGGAGATTACCTTCTGAACGGATCAATAAACGCCGCTATGGCCTCGGGAAGACTTGCTGCTGAAGCTGTGGTTCGTAGCTATATGACTGTTCATTGA
- a CDS encoding zinc ribbon domain-containing protein YjdM, translated as MENIPPCPACNSPYGYELDDKLVCPECSYEWKLDEIQEEVLETLVVKDANGTVLADGDSVTIVKDLPVKGAPKPIKAGTKVKSIRLVEGDHNIDCKIDGFGSMALKSEFVRKA; from the coding sequence ATGGAAAATATACCTCCTTGCCCCGCATGTAACTCGCCTTATGGCTATGAATTGGATGATAAATTGGTGTGTCCAGAGTGCAGTTATGAATGGAAACTGGATGAAATTCAGGAAGAAGTACTAGAAACATTAGTCGTCAAAGATGCCAACGGAACTGTATTGGCTGATGGTGATTCCGTGACAATTGTGAAAGATCTTCCTGTGAAAGGAGCTCCCAAACCAATCAAGGCAGGGACTAAAGTGAAAAGCATCAGACTGGTAGAAGGAGATCATAATATCGACTGCAAGATCGATGGTTTTGGCTCTATGGCACTGAAAAGTGAATTTGTGAGGAAAGCTTAG
- a CDS encoding ThuA domain-containing protein, with the protein MKKIIIYGIVFLTGVNFALAQNPKEIPLDQDWKDKITDLAPEKARFPFKSKKKVLVFSLHTGFVHWVNPHTEAMFEILGEKSGAFEVTSSSDIEMIEKDRLKEFDLLILNNTNSKPEYRNLFVDKLSEDSNLDSVEVWKKAETLEQNIINHVKKGGGLFVIHGGNTTLNNSMDFSKLIGGSFDYHPKQQAINVRLVDPNHPLVKAFPSGGFTHIDEPYFYKGAYSSLDFKPLLYFNNAEIEGQRKETEQLEGVTYVAWIRKEGKGHVLYCSPSHNGQSFENPGLLQFYLDGMQYLVGDVEVDETPIGK; encoded by the coding sequence ATGAAGAAGATTATTATCTACGGAATCGTTTTCCTAACCGGTGTCAATTTCGCTCTTGCACAAAACCCAAAAGAGATTCCGTTGGATCAGGACTGGAAAGACAAAATCACCGATTTAGCCCCAGAAAAGGCAAGATTTCCTTTTAAAAGTAAAAAGAAGGTGCTCGTGTTTTCTTTGCACACCGGATTTGTGCACTGGGTAAATCCCCATACTGAAGCCATGTTTGAAATCTTGGGAGAAAAAAGCGGCGCATTTGAGGTGACTTCCAGCAGTGACATTGAAATGATTGAAAAAGACCGGCTAAAAGAATTTGATCTGCTGATCCTCAACAACACCAACTCGAAGCCTGAGTATAGAAATCTGTTTGTAGACAAACTCAGTGAGGATTCAAATTTGGATAGTGTGGAAGTCTGGAAAAAAGCTGAGACACTCGAGCAAAATATCATTAATCATGTGAAAAAAGGAGGTGGATTATTTGTGATCCACGGCGGAAATACCACGCTCAATAACTCCATGGATTTTTCTAAATTAATCGGTGGATCCTTTGATTACCATCCCAAGCAACAGGCGATCAATGTTCGCTTGGTTGATCCCAATCATCCTTTGGTCAAGGCCTTCCCGTCAGGAGGCTTTACTCACATCGATGAACCTTACTTTTACAAAGGAGCATATAGCTCTCTGGATTTCAAACCCTTACTATATTTCAACAATGCTGAGATTGAAGGTCAGCGAAAAGAAACTGAGCAATTGGAAGGCGTAACCTATGTGGCTTGGATTAGAAAAGAAGGTAAAGGTCATGTGCTTTATTGTTCCCCTTCGCATAATGGGCAAAGTTTTGAAAACCCTGGCCTATTGCAGTTCTATTTGGACGGAATGCAGTATCTGGTCGGAGATGTAGAAGTGGATGAAACACCTATTGGAAAGTAA
- a CDS encoding PmoA family protein, translating into MIFKRIFCVLAVTQCLMVVANAQKVALKETESGIDFVIDNQPVLTYQTAVADVPEGIKKDFAKSGFIHPLKSPSGQVLTRIQPKDHYHHYGVWGPWTRATISGREVDFWNLGDQKGRVDFSHVLSKKEAGGAAELNVRQNHLDLKAPEAERIAIAEDLRIKVKPADKGRYMVDYTTTIETTIPGGILLDDYRYGGGIGFRATEKWGSDNSTILTSEGDARKTADSTNAKWVLVQGETEDVSGESGILFLSHNTNKSHPEPLRVWPENNYNRIGNVFVEFTPIRHDSWEILPNQRYTLKYRMIVFDGKMTAEEAEGYWKAFVK; encoded by the coding sequence ATGATATTCAAAAGAATTTTCTGCGTACTGGCTGTTACTCAATGTTTAATGGTAGTGGCTAATGCGCAAAAAGTAGCATTGAAGGAGACCGAGAGCGGAATTGATTTCGTGATTGATAATCAGCCTGTTCTCACTTACCAAACGGCTGTAGCTGACGTGCCGGAAGGCATAAAAAAAGATTTTGCAAAATCCGGATTTATTCATCCCCTAAAGTCCCCATCGGGTCAAGTTCTTACCAGAATTCAGCCAAAGGACCATTATCACCACTATGGGGTATGGGGACCTTGGACCCGTGCTACCATCAGTGGTAGGGAGGTGGATTTTTGGAATCTGGGAGATCAAAAAGGAAGAGTGGATTTTTCACATGTGCTGTCCAAAAAAGAGGCAGGTGGAGCAGCTGAGCTCAATGTGAGACAGAATCATCTGGACCTCAAAGCTCCAGAAGCTGAGCGTATTGCCATAGCCGAGGATCTTCGCATCAAGGTGAAGCCTGCGGACAAAGGCCGTTACATGGTGGATTATACCACTACAATTGAAACGACTATTCCCGGCGGAATTCTTCTTGATGATTACCGCTATGGAGGTGGAATTGGCTTTCGGGCCACCGAGAAATGGGGTTCTGACAACAGTACCATTCTAACCTCTGAAGGAGATGCCAGAAAGACCGCAGACAGCACAAATGCAAAATGGGTTCTTGTACAGGGAGAAACTGAGGATGTCTCGGGAGAAAGTGGAATTCTGTTTTTAAGCCATAATACCAACAAGTCCCACCCTGAACCTCTACGTGTCTGGCCTGAGAATAATTACAATCGAATAGGGAATGTCTTTGTGGAGTTCACACCGATCCGACATGATTCTTGGGAAATTCTGCCCAATCAGCGCTATACGCTGAAATACCGAATGATTGTTTTTGACGGTAAGATGACAGCTGAAGAAGCAGAAGGCTATTGGAAGGCGTTTGTGAAATGA
- a CDS encoding Gfo/Idh/MocA family protein: MKRREFIKNSALASAAIGFPTIVPASVFGKNAPSNKINIGQIGCGRIARDHDLPGVMRHDIARVIAVSDLDSNRMADGKKLVEDYYTKKMGKTYLDVIQYGDYKEMLQNKDIDAIVISTPDHWHSQPAMEASLAGKHVYVQKPTSLTIREGRQLVDAVKKSGTVLQLGTQQRSSEQFRIAAELVRNGRIGKLHTVRVGLPGDPAGPEAAPMPVPANLNYDMWLGSTPEVPYTEIGVHPARGYDRPGWLRLEQFGAGMITGWGQHHYDSAAWGMDTELTGPRYIQAVAEFPQSGLWDVHGDFMAKAEYDNGITMYTSGGYPNGIRYEGTEGWIWVSRGSYVASASDPVDQSNSAKALDASDPKILQSVIGPDEIQLIKSDEHHGNWLGAIQGNNELLSPVEIGHRSCSVCLVTHISMKLGRKLEWDAKAEQFINDPEANTMLERPQRAPYGTNYVKA, translated from the coding sequence ATGAAAAGAAGAGAATTTATCAAAAATAGTGCTTTGGCAAGTGCGGCGATTGGCTTTCCTACGATTGTGCCTGCCTCGGTTTTTGGGAAAAATGCACCGAGCAATAAAATAAATATAGGGCAAATAGGCTGTGGGAGAATAGCGAGGGATCATGATTTACCGGGGGTAATGCGTCATGATATAGCACGTGTAATTGCAGTGTCTGATTTGGATAGCAATCGAATGGCGGATGGCAAAAAACTGGTTGAGGATTACTATACCAAGAAAATGGGGAAAACCTATCTGGACGTAATCCAATACGGGGATTATAAGGAGATGCTTCAGAATAAGGATATAGATGCGATCGTAATCAGCACCCCTGATCACTGGCATTCCCAGCCAGCGATGGAAGCTTCATTGGCAGGAAAACATGTCTACGTACAAAAGCCAACCTCTTTGACAATTCGGGAGGGAAGACAGTTAGTGGATGCGGTGAAAAAATCAGGGACTGTACTTCAACTCGGTACACAGCAGAGATCCAGCGAGCAATTTAGAATTGCAGCTGAACTGGTAAGAAATGGCAGGATAGGCAAGCTTCACACCGTAAGGGTCGGCTTACCGGGTGATCCTGCCGGCCCTGAAGCTGCTCCAATGCCTGTTCCTGCAAATTTAAATTATGATATGTGGCTCGGATCTACCCCAGAGGTTCCATATACTGAGATAGGGGTCCATCCGGCGAGAGGCTATGATAGGCCGGGTTGGTTGAGACTGGAGCAGTTTGGTGCAGGAATGATCACGGGCTGGGGACAGCACCACTACGATTCTGCGGCCTGGGGCATGGATACTGAGTTGACGGGTCCCCGATATATTCAGGCAGTAGCTGAGTTTCCTCAGTCAGGACTTTGGGATGTACATGGAGATTTCATGGCAAAAGCTGAATATGACAATGGAATCACTATGTACACGAGTGGTGGCTATCCGAATGGAATACGCTATGAAGGTACGGAAGGATGGATTTGGGTATCCCGTGGTAGTTACGTGGCTTCTGCATCTGATCCGGTGGACCAAAGCAATAGTGCCAAAGCTCTGGATGCTTCAGATCCTAAGATCTTGCAATCGGTGATCGGCCCTGATGAAATTCAATTGATCAAAAGTGATGAACACCATGGCAACTGGCTGGGAGCTATTCAAGGAAATAATGAATTGCTTTCTCCGGTTGAAATCGGCCATCGATCTTGCTCTGTTTGTTTAGTGACACATATTTCCATGAAGCTGGGAAGAAAGCTGGAATGGGATGCCAAAGCTGAGCAATTCATTAACGATCCGGAAGCCAACACCATGTTGGAAAGACCACAGCGAGCACCTTATGGTACTAATTATGTTAAAGCCTAA